In Candidatus Binataceae bacterium, the following are encoded in one genomic region:
- a CDS encoding NAD-dependent epimerase/dehydratase family protein — MRVLITGGAGFLGSHLSDGFIARGDEVFVLDTGSIGKVRHLLNSARFHYIHDSIFNGEIIDSLVAKADLIYHLAAVVGVEHYVGDPYETLNVNVNGTQNILRAAYKYGKRLVFSSTSEVYGRNPKVPWREDDDRVLGATTIDRWCYSTSKAVGEHFCLAYHKLGLPVTVVRYFNVYGPRLDKVDVGRLFTIFMGQLLRGADLTVIGDGKQTRCFTYVTDAVAATIAAGIRPEAEGQVINIGVDVETSVLEFAKLMLELFGPTTSKINFVTQEDVYGKSYEDIPRRVPDNTKMKKLLGVEPRISLREGVKLSIDWFRSDNHM, encoded by the coding sequence ATGCGGGTTCTGATAACAGGCGGCGCGGGATTTTTGGGTTCGCATCTGAGTGATGGGTTCATCGCGCGCGGTGACGAAGTGTTTGTGCTCGATACCGGATCGATCGGCAAGGTGCGCCATCTGCTGAACAGCGCGCGCTTCCACTATATCCACGATTCCATCTTTAACGGGGAGATCATCGACAGTCTGGTTGCGAAGGCAGACCTCATCTATCACCTCGCTGCAGTGGTTGGTGTCGAGCACTACGTGGGCGATCCGTACGAGACCCTCAACGTCAACGTCAACGGGACGCAGAACATTCTCCGGGCCGCATACAAGTATGGAAAGCGGTTGGTATTCAGCTCGACCTCGGAAGTCTATGGGCGCAATCCCAAGGTTCCCTGGCGGGAGGACGACGACCGAGTACTCGGCGCGACCACCATCGACCGCTGGTGTTACTCCACCTCCAAAGCGGTCGGGGAGCACTTCTGCCTCGCCTACCACAAGCTCGGCCTGCCGGTTACCGTGGTGCGCTACTTCAACGTCTATGGCCCGCGGCTCGACAAGGTCGATGTCGGGAGATTGTTTACGATCTTCATGGGGCAACTGCTGCGCGGCGCCGACTTGACCGTAATCGGCGATGGAAAGCAGACGCGGTGCTTCACCTATGTGACCGACGCGGTGGCCGCGACGATCGCGGCGGGCATCAGACCTGAGGCCGAGGGACAGGTCATCAATATCGGCGTCGATGTCGAAACCAGCGTGCTGGAGTTTGCCAAGCTGATGCTCGAGCTATTTGGGCCCACCACGTCGAAGATCAATTTTGTCACCCAGGAGGATGTTTACGGAAAGAGTTACGAGGACATCCCACGCCGCGTTCCGGACAATACCAAGATGAAAAAGCTGCTCGGCGTGGAGCCGAGGATCTCGCTGCGCGAAGGCGTGAAACTTTCGATCGACTGGTTCCGCAGCGACAACCACATGTAA
- a CDS encoding adenylosuccinate synthase, protein MKTVAVVGTQWGDEGKGKIVDLLAADADVIVRFQGGNNAAHTLVVDGEKFILRLVPAGALYSDKTCIIANGTVVDPLALLSEIDDLKKRRGLADDFLKLSYEAHIVFPYHRAIDQAREARAGKRAIGTTGFGIGPAYEDKMSRAGLRFDDLVNFKSFTEKLRRNVAEKNAYLKAVLKGKPLNGAEIIEAMRGARRRLMPYLCDTGEYLAQAIATGKRVLFEGAHGTMLDIDHGTYPFVTSSNCIASAAFAGTGIGPGKLDAVLGISKAYTTRVGAGPFPTEIRGSLADSLREEGVEFGSATGRPRRIGWFDAVLARLAARVNGMWALALTKLDVLTGIDPIKLCVGYQYKGNRYETMPPGRHSMDTAKPIFEEMRGWTERIGDARSLGELPANARRYIERIVELAGVSIAIVSVGADRAATIVLNNPFA, encoded by the coding sequence ATGAAGACAGTAGCGGTGGTAGGCACGCAGTGGGGCGACGAGGGAAAGGGAAAAATCGTCGACCTGCTCGCCGCCGACGCGGACGTGATCGTCCGGTTCCAGGGCGGCAATAACGCCGCGCACACCCTGGTGGTCGACGGCGAGAAATTCATCCTGCGGCTGGTACCGGCAGGTGCATTGTATTCCGACAAGACCTGCATAATCGCGAACGGCACGGTCGTGGACCCCCTGGCGCTGCTCAGCGAAATAGACGATCTCAAGAAACGACGTGGTCTGGCCGATGATTTTCTCAAACTCAGCTACGAAGCGCACATCGTGTTTCCCTATCATCGCGCAATCGACCAGGCCCGGGAGGCACGCGCGGGCAAGCGTGCCATCGGCACGACCGGCTTCGGAATAGGCCCGGCCTACGAAGACAAGATGTCGCGCGCGGGCCTCCGATTCGACGATCTGGTCAACTTCAAATCATTTACCGAGAAGCTCAGGCGCAACGTTGCTGAGAAGAACGCCTACTTGAAGGCGGTGCTTAAGGGCAAGCCGCTCAACGGTGCAGAGATAATTGAAGCCATGCGCGGTGCAAGGCGCCGTCTAATGCCCTACCTGTGCGACACCGGAGAGTATCTTGCCCAAGCGATTGCGACCGGTAAGCGGGTGCTGTTCGAAGGCGCGCACGGGACCATGCTCGATATCGACCACGGCACTTATCCTTTCGTGACGTCTTCGAACTGCATCGCGAGCGCGGCGTTCGCGGGAACCGGCATCGGTCCAGGCAAACTCGACGCGGTGTTGGGAATCAGCAAGGCTTACACGACGCGGGTGGGTGCCGGCCCCTTTCCAACGGAAATAAGGGGCTCACTGGCGGACTCGCTGCGCGAGGAAGGGGTGGAGTTCGGCAGCGCTACCGGACGTCCACGTCGCATCGGATGGTTCGACGCGGTGCTGGCGCGGCTAGCGGCGCGCGTCAACGGCATGTGGGCGCTGGCGCTGACCAAGCTCGACGTGCTTACGGGAATCGATCCAATCAAGCTGTGCGTGGGGTACCAGTACAAGGGCAACCGATACGAGACTATGCCTCCCGGACGTCATTCGATGGATACGGCCAAGCCGATTTTCGAGGAAATGCGCGGATGGACGGAACGAATCGGCGACGCGCGCTCGCTCGGGGAGCTACCCGCGAATGCCCGCCGCTATATCGAGCGGATCGTCGAACTGGCAGGCGTGTCGATTGCAATCGTCAGCGTCGGGGCGGATCGCGCGGCGACCATCGTGCTCAACAACCCCTTCGCGTAG
- a CDS encoding CoA transferase — MSLPLDGIRVIDLGQIYAAPYCTMQLAYLGADVIKIEPPRTGDVLRRPDLPPGGAGYSFLMLNAQKRSVTLNLKLRPAQQIALKLIEGADVLVENFLDGVMESFGLGYAQLAERFPRLIYACGKGYGSDSRWARLGSMDNTIQASSGFISITGFPDRAVKTSATFIDMGTGSHLVSGILAALIQRGRTGRGQKVEVAMIDVAVPALTSAVAPALQGLKFKRLGNRHWGACPTNVYPACDGEILIFCLTEVHWRTIATLIGREDLLSDPRCGSHATRLRIADELDELMSAWTHSRPRDEMIALLMEAGVPCAPVRQLDEVVADPEMVTRGTLVESDFPTRGPIRVAGSPIKLSAAPQPLPGNLRRPPELGEHTREVLASIGIGLKELDQLRAAGVV, encoded by the coding sequence ATGAGCCTACCGCTCGATGGCATCCGCGTGATCGATCTCGGCCAGATTTATGCCGCGCCCTATTGCACCATGCAGCTCGCCTACCTCGGCGCCGACGTGATCAAGATCGAGCCGCCGCGTACCGGTGATGTTCTCCGCCGACCTGATCTTCCTCCGGGCGGCGCGGGCTATTCCTTCCTGATGCTCAACGCCCAAAAACGCTCGGTCACGCTGAATCTCAAGCTAAGGCCCGCCCAGCAAATCGCCCTCAAGCTGATCGAGGGAGCAGACGTGTTGGTTGAGAACTTTCTCGACGGCGTCATGGAATCGTTCGGGCTGGGCTATGCGCAGCTGGCGGAGCGCTTTCCGCGGCTGATCTATGCCTGCGGAAAGGGTTATGGGTCTGACAGCCGATGGGCGAGGCTCGGTTCGATGGACAACACGATTCAGGCATCCTCGGGGTTTATCAGCATCACCGGATTTCCGGACCGCGCCGTGAAGACCTCAGCAACCTTCATCGACATGGGGACCGGGAGCCACCTGGTGAGCGGAATCCTGGCAGCATTGATTCAACGTGGGCGTACGGGCCGCGGACAGAAGGTTGAAGTCGCGATGATCGACGTCGCCGTGCCCGCGCTGACCAGCGCGGTCGCTCCTGCCCTGCAGGGACTGAAATTCAAACGGTTGGGCAATCGGCACTGGGGCGCCTGTCCGACCAATGTGTACCCCGCGTGCGACGGCGAAATTCTGATCTTCTGCCTCACCGAAGTTCACTGGCGCACCATCGCCACGCTGATCGGGCGCGAAGACCTGCTTTCCGATCCTCGATGTGGTTCACACGCCACCCGCCTTCGGATCGCCGACGAACTGGATGAACTGATGTCCGCCTGGACCCACAGCCGCCCACGAGACGAGATGATCGCGCTGCTAATGGAAGCGGGCGTGCCGTGCGCCCCGGTGCGGCAACTCGATGAAGTGGTCGCGGACCCCGAGATGGTGACGCGCGGCACCTTGGTTGAAAGCGACTTCCCGACTCGCGGTCCGATCCGGGTGGCCGGTTCGCCGATCAAGCTGTCGGCCGCACCACAACCGCTGCCGGGGAACCTGCGAAGACCCCCCGAACTGGGTGAACACACGCGCGAGGTGCTCGCTTCGATAGGAATCGGTCTCAAAGAACTTGACCAACTGCGCGCCGCCGGCGTGGTCTGA
- a CDS encoding serine hydrolase domain-containing protein, whose amino-acid sequence MPSKNLIADRPEQVGLDSAKVDALFQRAEREVREGLLPAVQIAIARNGKIGAMRTFGRARQGGVEKPATDETLFTIFSCTKAIMSAAAWILISEGKLKENERVADIVPEFGTNGKDQITVQQVLLHIAGFPNAPYPQDEWLDRSKRLERFSKWRLEWPVGSKFEYHPTSGFWAIAEIIERRSGKDFRDFVRERIALPLGLPEMRVGLPREFHDRVAELVYVGEPLSDEERKKLGIPPMPETEVTEEAILGFNRAHVREAGVPGGGGIMTAGDLALFYQALLHNGAQDGSHIWRQEVLDDARRVRSEGYMDLIFGVPVSRALGVVVAGGDGLANYRGFGKTNSPLTFGHGGAGGQIGWADPATGISLGYCTNGFDRNDLRQGRRGVAISSLAAVCAA is encoded by the coding sequence ATGCCATCCAAGAACTTGATCGCCGACCGGCCCGAACAGGTTGGTCTCGATTCGGCCAAGGTCGATGCGCTCTTTCAGCGTGCCGAGCGCGAGGTGCGCGAGGGGTTGTTGCCCGCGGTTCAGATCGCGATCGCGCGCAACGGAAAAATCGGCGCGATGCGCACCTTTGGGCGCGCCCGGCAAGGTGGGGTCGAGAAACCTGCCACCGACGAGACGCTATTTACTATTTTCTCTTGCACCAAGGCGATCATGTCTGCGGCGGCGTGGATTCTGATCAGCGAGGGCAAGCTTAAAGAAAACGAGCGGGTGGCGGACATCGTTCCGGAATTCGGCACCAACGGCAAAGACCAAATCACTGTGCAGCAAGTGCTTCTCCATATCGCGGGCTTTCCTAATGCGCCGTATCCACAGGACGAATGGCTCGACCGCAGCAAGCGTCTCGAGCGGTTCTCCAAATGGCGGCTGGAGTGGCCGGTTGGAAGCAAGTTCGAATATCATCCGACCTCAGGGTTCTGGGCTATTGCCGAGATAATCGAACGGCGAAGTGGCAAGGATTTTCGCGATTTCGTGCGGGAACGAATCGCGCTTCCTCTGGGACTTCCGGAAATGAGGGTTGGACTTCCGCGCGAATTTCACGATCGCGTGGCAGAACTAGTCTACGTCGGTGAACCTCTCTCGGACGAAGAGCGCAAGAAGCTTGGCATCCCCCCGATGCCTGAGACCGAGGTGACCGAGGAAGCGATCCTCGGGTTCAATCGTGCACACGTGCGTGAGGCGGGCGTGCCCGGGGGAGGAGGTATTATGACGGCCGGCGATCTGGCGCTCTTTTACCAGGCCCTGCTGCATAACGGCGCGCAGGACGGCTCGCACATTTGGCGGCAGGAAGTGCTGGATGATGCGCGCCGGGTGCGCTCGGAGGGCTACATGGACCTCATCTTTGGCGTGCCGGTGAGTCGTGCGCTGGGGGTGGTGGTCGCGGGCGGCGATGGACTGGCGAACTATCGCGGCTTTGGCAAGACCAACTCACCGCTCACTTTCGGACATGGAGGAGCCGGCGGACAAATCGGATGGGCGGATCCGGCCACCGGCATCTCGCTGGGCTACTGCACAAACGGATTCGATCGCAACGATTTGCGACAGGGCCGCCGCGGCGTGGCGATTTCGAGTCTGGCGGCAGTCTGCGCCGCCTAG
- a CDS encoding acyl-CoA dehydrogenase family protein: MDPTNGYQLPAELVALRDQVGKIIRDEIIPVEARIDPDAPEIPEDDYWRIARKAQSAGMWCMGAPQEYGGGGLSTFEMTVLTEEMAQHRMGLYNPGAGVFGRTPPPVIWAGTPEQKQEYAGGTIRNAWYTFFAITEPAGGSDPAGAIQCRAVRQGDHYLLNGTKTFISHAHEAEWGVVFARTDPKAGRQGVTCFIIKKGQAGFTPRPIRTIRTSAIPNEVAFDDCVVPVEQRLGEEGQGLNLCLDLLARLRFPYSACNVGVGVAALRMAIAHAKRRSTFGELLARRQAIQWMLADSEVELRAARWLTWDGAWKADRHQDFRTEASIAKLYSSEVLGKVVDRAVQIHGGYGVSKELPLERWYREARVRRIGEGPSEVHRMVIARTLLR, translated from the coding sequence ATGGATCCAACGAACGGCTATCAGCTCCCCGCAGAGTTGGTCGCGCTGCGCGATCAGGTCGGCAAAATCATTCGCGACGAGATCATTCCTGTCGAAGCGCGAATCGACCCCGACGCACCCGAAATTCCCGAAGATGACTATTGGCGTATCGCGCGCAAGGCGCAGTCGGCCGGAATGTGGTGCATGGGTGCGCCGCAAGAATACGGCGGCGGAGGGCTCAGCACCTTCGAGATGACGGTGCTGACCGAAGAAATGGCTCAGCATCGGATGGGCCTCTACAATCCTGGCGCTGGGGTCTTCGGCCGCACACCACCGCCGGTCATCTGGGCGGGTACGCCCGAGCAGAAACAAGAGTATGCGGGTGGCACGATCAGGAATGCCTGGTACACCTTCTTCGCGATCACCGAGCCTGCGGGCGGCTCCGATCCGGCGGGGGCAATCCAGTGCCGCGCGGTGCGTCAGGGCGACCACTACCTCCTGAACGGGACCAAGACTTTCATCTCGCACGCGCACGAGGCGGAGTGGGGCGTTGTCTTTGCACGTACCGATCCGAAGGCCGGTCGTCAGGGCGTCACCTGCTTCATCATCAAAAAGGGCCAGGCGGGTTTCACGCCGCGGCCAATTCGGACCATCCGTACGTCCGCGATTCCGAACGAGGTCGCCTTCGACGACTGCGTCGTTCCTGTCGAACAGCGGCTCGGCGAAGAAGGCCAGGGCCTCAACCTGTGCCTGGATCTCCTGGCACGCCTGCGGTTTCCTTATTCGGCGTGCAACGTCGGCGTCGGCGTCGCGGCTTTGCGAATGGCGATCGCGCACGCGAAGCGGCGCAGCACGTTCGGCGAGCTGCTTGCGCGACGGCAGGCGATCCAGTGGATGCTCGCGGACTCGGAGGTTGAGCTGCGCGCGGCGCGCTGGCTCACCTGGGACGGCGCCTGGAAGGCCGATCGCCATCAAGACTTTCGCACTGAAGCTTCGATTGCGAAATTGTATTCCAGCGAGGTGCTGGGGAAGGTGGTCGATCGCGCCGTGCAGATTCATGGCGGCTACGGGGTGAGCAAAGAGCTGCCGCTGGAACGATGGTACCGCGAGGCGCGCGTGCGGCGGATCGGCGAAGGGCCCTCGGAAGTTCATCGGATGGTCATCGCCCGCACGCTGCTCCGCTGA
- the serA gene encoding phosphoglycerate dehydrogenase produces the protein MAQTFRVLLSDTLAPQGIEVLKRHPELKFEIKTGLTPSELAAIIGPYDALLIRSATKVTREVIESAPSLKVIGRAGVGVDNVDLEAATRRGVVVMNSPLGNSVTTAEHAIAMMMAMARQIPSATAAVKAGKWERTKFMGAEVCNKILGVVGLGNIGRIVADRAVGLKMKVIGYDPILTTEAAARLGIELVSLEELLARSDFITLHTPLTDDTRGLIGAAALARMKKGVRIINCARGGIVDEAALADAITSGQVAGAAVDVFVDEPPPPDHPLLKLDAVVATPHLGAATDEAQVQVSIDIAQQVADFLIDGSITSAVNIPALSPQELEVIGPHLRLGEKLGRLCAQLISDAPNTLTVALGGEASNLKHDAVTAAVLKGLMSGFLDEDLNLVNAPFIARERGIGIAEMRSREVTDFVNTLTIAVTTKSGEHEVSGAVLGNRALRLTRIDGYRVESVPEGYFLMLHNRDVPGVVGAIGTMLGQAGINIAGLELDRDRVGGTALSLIEVDGPVPSQVLEKLKTIPAITSAVLLKL, from the coding sequence ATGGCCCAAACGTTCCGCGTCCTTCTCAGTGACACGCTGGCACCGCAGGGAATTGAGGTCCTGAAGCGACATCCCGAGCTTAAGTTTGAGATCAAGACCGGGCTTACGCCCAGCGAGTTGGCGGCGATCATCGGACCCTACGACGCTTTGCTCATTCGGAGCGCGACCAAGGTGACCCGCGAAGTAATCGAGTCTGCCCCGTCCTTGAAGGTGATCGGAAGGGCTGGGGTAGGCGTGGACAATGTCGACCTCGAAGCCGCCACCCGCCGCGGCGTGGTAGTGATGAACAGCCCGCTGGGCAACAGTGTGACCACCGCCGAGCACGCCATCGCCATGATGATGGCGATGGCGCGCCAAATTCCATCCGCGACCGCGGCCGTCAAGGCGGGCAAATGGGAACGCACCAAATTCATGGGCGCGGAGGTCTGCAACAAGATTCTTGGCGTCGTGGGACTGGGAAACATCGGACGCATCGTCGCCGACCGCGCGGTCGGCCTCAAGATGAAGGTCATCGGTTACGACCCGATTCTCACGACCGAAGCCGCCGCGCGACTTGGGATCGAACTGGTTTCGCTGGAGGAGCTGCTTGCGCGGTCGGACTTCATTACCCTTCACACCCCACTGACCGACGATACGCGCGGATTGATCGGCGCGGCAGCCCTCGCCCGGATGAAGAAGGGAGTGCGCATCATCAACTGCGCGCGCGGGGGGATCGTTGACGAGGCAGCACTCGCCGATGCGATCACTTCTGGCCAGGTCGCGGGCGCCGCAGTCGACGTCTTCGTGGATGAGCCACCCCCACCCGACCATCCGCTGCTCAAGCTCGATGCGGTGGTCGCAACACCGCACCTGGGCGCGGCGACCGACGAAGCTCAGGTACAGGTCTCGATCGATATCGCGCAGCAGGTCGCCGATTTCCTGATCGATGGGAGCATCACCAGCGCGGTGAACATTCCCGCGCTGTCGCCCCAGGAACTAGAGGTCATCGGTCCGCATCTGCGGCTGGGCGAGAAGCTCGGGCGGCTCTGTGCACAACTGATTTCCGACGCTCCGAACACCCTGACCGTCGCGCTGGGCGGGGAAGCGTCGAACTTGAAACACGATGCTGTAACCGCGGCTGTCCTCAAGGGACTGATGAGCGGGTTTCTCGACGAAGATCTCAACCTGGTGAACGCACCCTTCATTGCGCGCGAGCGAGGCATCGGAATTGCCGAGATGCGCTCGCGCGAGGTAACGGACTTCGTGAATACGCTCACGATCGCCGTGACCACCAAATCCGGTGAGCACGAAGTTTCTGGTGCGGTACTCGGAAATCGCGCGCTCCGGCTCACGCGAATCGACGGCTACCGGGTCGAATCAGTTCCCGAGGGATACTTCCTGATGCTGCACAACCGCGACGTGCCCGGAGTGGTGGGCGCGATCGGAACCATGCTCGGGCAGGCAGGGATTAACATCGCGGGGCTCGAGCTCGATCGCGACCGCGTCGGCGGTACTGCACTCAGCCTGATAGAAGTGGACGGGCCGGTGCCGTCTCAAGTTCTGGAGAAGCTCAAAACGATTCCAGCAATCACGTCGGCTGTCCTGCTTAAGCTGTAG
- a CDS encoding polysaccharide deacetylase family protein has translation MEVALKIDVDTHQGLAEGVPRLRRVLERERATASFYVAMGPDNSGRAIIRIFRNRGFLQKMFRTKAVSMYGLRTILSGTILPARPIALAFPNLLRELKAAGFEVAVHGYDHVLWQDHIDSLGERGIRAELNDAFEAYRSIMAESPRAFAAPGWRTNGVALRALDEMGLNYRSDTRGRTPFRCMVDGRVLTTPEIPSTVPTLDEVMGRADLGDNAALLRFYLNQFKPDQLNVHTIHAETEGMGQLENFAALVAALKERGARFVRMDGVASGLNRAELPVCPVVRTEVPGRAGWVAAQGP, from the coding sequence ATGGAAGTAGCGCTCAAGATCGACGTCGATACCCACCAAGGACTGGCTGAGGGTGTGCCGCGCCTTCGCCGCGTCCTTGAGCGCGAGCGTGCGACGGCAAGTTTTTACGTCGCGATGGGCCCCGACAATTCGGGGAGGGCGATAATCCGCATATTTCGCAATCGCGGGTTTCTGCAAAAGATGTTTCGGACCAAAGCGGTTTCGATGTACGGACTGCGCACCATCCTGTCCGGCACTATCCTGCCCGCGCGTCCGATCGCGCTTGCGTTTCCCAATCTGCTGCGCGAGCTCAAGGCCGCCGGTTTCGAAGTCGCGGTGCACGGCTACGACCACGTGCTATGGCAGGATCACATCGATTCGCTGGGCGAGCGCGGAATCCGTGCCGAACTGAACGATGCATTCGAGGCGTATCGATCGATTATGGCCGAAAGTCCGCGGGCGTTCGCGGCTCCCGGGTGGCGCACCAATGGGGTTGCGCTGCGTGCGCTCGACGAAATGGGACTCAACTATCGCAGCGATACGCGAGGGCGGACACCGTTTCGATGCATGGTAGATGGGCGGGTGCTGACTACACCGGAGATTCCGAGCACGGTTCCTACCTTGGATGAAGTTATGGGGCGCGCCGATCTGGGGGACAATGCCGCCCTGTTGCGGTTCTACCTGAATCAGTTCAAACCCGACCAACTCAACGTGCACACCATCCACGCTGAAACCGAGGGAATGGGCCAGCTGGAAAACTTCGCCGCCCTGGTTGCAGCACTTAAAGAGCGGGGCGCGCGGTTCGTGCGGATGGACGGAGTCGCGTCTGGTCTGAATCGAGCAGAGTTGCCTGTCTGCCCGGTCGTCCGCACCGAAGTGCCCGGCCGGGCCGGATGGGTCGCAGCCCAGGGGCCGTAG
- a CDS encoding alanine--glyoxylate aminotransferase family protein: MTPTKRYLFTPGPVSVPPEVLLEMAQSIIHHRTPQFSATLDQARDRLKPLFGTKQEVILLASSGTGAMEASVINLLCPGDQAIFVNAGKFGERWGKMLGAFGMIAHEVKVAWGRAVEPEQIEDALKAHPDAKAVLTQASETSTCAIHPIEQIGEVTRRHGALLVVDGITSVGVFEQKMDEWGVDALVTGSQKALMLPPGLGLVALSERGLEVAKKNRTPKFYLDLVKERKTQHDEHTTAFTPAVSLIFGLNKSLELLHRETLPRVFDRHRLMAEATREGGVALGLKLIAPDAPAPGVTGLIAPHGIDTGKIVKFMRDSLGVAVQGGQDQMKGRLLRIGHMGNLAPFDMLIAMSAVEAGLKHVGYEFPSGTGVAAVQSRIARSI; this comes from the coding sequence GTGACACCCACGAAACGATACCTGTTCACGCCCGGACCAGTCTCGGTGCCGCCCGAGGTGCTTCTCGAGATGGCGCAATCTATCATTCACCATCGCACGCCGCAGTTCAGCGCCACGCTCGATCAGGCACGCGACCGCCTAAAGCCGCTGTTTGGAACCAAGCAGGAAGTTATTCTGCTTGCCTCCTCGGGGACCGGCGCGATGGAGGCCTCGGTAATCAACCTGCTCTGCCCGGGCGATCAGGCCATCTTCGTTAACGCGGGCAAATTCGGCGAGCGTTGGGGCAAGATGCTTGGCGCTTTCGGCATGATTGCGCATGAGGTGAAAGTCGCGTGGGGCCGTGCGGTAGAGCCCGAACAGATCGAAGACGCGCTGAAAGCGCATCCCGATGCGAAGGCGGTCTTGACCCAAGCCAGCGAAACTTCGACCTGTGCGATTCACCCCATCGAGCAGATAGGTGAGGTGACACGCAGGCACGGCGCCCTGCTCGTCGTCGACGGTATCACCTCGGTGGGCGTGTTCGAGCAGAAGATGGATGAATGGGGTGTTGATGCACTCGTGACCGGAAGCCAGAAGGCCCTGATGCTACCGCCTGGACTGGGCCTCGTCGCGCTGTCTGAACGCGGCCTCGAGGTGGCCAAGAAGAATCGCACGCCGAAATTTTATCTCGACCTGGTGAAGGAACGCAAAACCCAGCACGACGAGCATACTACCGCGTTCACGCCCGCTGTCTCGCTGATTTTCGGTCTTAACAAGTCTCTCGAACTTCTCCACCGGGAGACGTTGCCGCGCGTGTTCGATCGCCACCGGCTAATGGCCGAAGCGACCCGCGAGGGCGGCGTGGCGCTGGGACTCAAGCTGATTGCACCCGACGCACCGGCGCCCGGCGTCACGGGTTTAATCGCACCCCACGGAATCGATACCGGCAAGATTGTTAAATTCATGCGAGATTCTTTAGGCGTCGCGGTGCAGGGCGGTCAGGATCAGATGAAAGGCCGTCTGCTGCGCATCGGCCACATGGGAAACCTAGCCCCCTTCGACATGTTGATCGCGATGAGTGCAGTGGAAGCCGGGCTGAAACACGTAGGTTACGAATTCCCCTCTGGAACGGGGGTGGCCGCAGTCCAGTCACGAATCGCCCGGAGCATTTGA
- a CDS encoding DUF4921 family protein, whose translation MPIEHETRDGALVWIRNPITGVISYVVDVRNKSFAFTLGLRDEPVEPPHLTDAQIRAATKDCPFCPGNEHLSTAELFRMTAAEIPEWTGIGNRPHDQWVVRVFNNMFPRIPAELTAGRNESYIVVEDPRHYVDSPRSHSDLLSTGMLGAGHFRRLLEADVRVMRLARENHSIRSVVVRKNQGRESGASQPHPHQQIIGSPEPFPAVAAEARAERETPGLFDEITTLMDRLGLVIENQGGVVSYASPIGAFPRSYDVMMPEYRDATLADLSSDEIDCFAGALYRILRILGPLPLDYEIHQGPGLPLHAHVNARFYPYSNVAGTLNLPSTLLQRTAEIRAAIARGNRR comes from the coding sequence ATGCCGATCGAACACGAAACCCGCGATGGCGCGCTGGTCTGGATTCGAAACCCAATTACCGGGGTGATCTCCTACGTGGTCGACGTGCGCAACAAGAGCTTCGCGTTCACACTCGGTCTGCGCGACGAACCCGTGGAACCTCCCCACCTTACCGACGCGCAGATTCGCGCCGCGACCAAGGACTGTCCCTTTTGTCCCGGCAACGAACATTTATCCACCGCCGAACTCTTCCGGATGACTGCGGCCGAAATCCCGGAATGGACCGGTATAGGCAATCGCCCACACGACCAGTGGGTCGTGCGGGTGTTCAATAACATGTTTCCCCGCATTCCTGCGGAGCTGACTGCCGGCCGCAACGAGTCGTATATCGTGGTGGAGGACCCGCGCCACTATGTCGACTCGCCCCGCTCCCATAGTGATTTGCTTTCGACCGGGATGCTGGGCGCAGGGCATTTCCGCCGCCTCCTCGAAGCGGATGTCAGGGTCATGCGCCTGGCGCGGGAAAATCACTCCATCCGCTCCGTGGTGGTTCGCAAGAATCAGGGGCGCGAGTCCGGCGCTTCGCAGCCCCATCCGCATCAGCAGATAATCGGCTCGCCGGAACCATTTCCCGCAGTCGCGGCGGAGGCGCGCGCCGAGCGCGAGACGCCGGGTCTGTTCGATGAAATCACAACCCTGATGGACCGCTTGGGTCTGGTAATCGAAAATCAGGGTGGCGTCGTCAGTTATGCCAGTCCCATCGGCGCATTTCCTCGCAGCTACGACGTGATGATGCCGGAGTATCGCGATGCTACTCTCGCCGACCTGTCGAGCGATGAGATCGACTGCTTTGCGGGCGCACTTTATCGAATTCTGCGCATCCTCGGCCCGTTGCCGCTGGACTATGAAATTCATCAGGGGCCGGGGCTGCCGCTCCACGCGCACGTCAATGCGCGCTTTTATCCCTATTCCAACGTCGCCGGGACGCTGAATCTGCCAAGTACGCTCCTGCAACGCACCGCTGAAATCCGCGCTGCCATCGCGCGCGGGAACCGTCGCTGA